A window of the Ogataea parapolymorpha DL-1 chromosome V, whole genome shotgun sequence genome harbors these coding sequences:
- a CDS encoding Nucleoporin SEH1, with protein MKDTVKPFLTHHEDLVLDVQYDYYGRQLATCSADQHLKVFDLDAESSSWIFNDSWKAHDSTIVKVDFANPEFGHLLLSISYDRTLKIWEERFEEPAGSGRRWRRLCTIADSHGPLYDACFMPSHLGLGVGTIGSDGKLRIYCSLDPANLKSWTLVHEINVLNSSVASHLQSDFSLSWCPSRFSGEKLVVSALDQAYIYYKDEADNKFHQGVVLPEHNGLIRSVSWAPSMGRSYHLIATACKDGFMRIFKLVEKRDNEFEIELLASFNDHRGEVWKVSWNLTGTILSSCGDDGQIRLYKSNYANNFQCMSVISAQS; from the coding sequence ATGAAAGACACTGTCAAGCCTTTTCTGACCCATCACGAGGACCTTGTGCTAGACGTTCAGTACGATTACTACGGCCGCCAGCTGGCCACGTGCTCTGCGGACCAGCATTTGAAGGTGTTCGATCTGGACGCTGAGAGCTCGTCCTGGATATTCAATGACTCGTGGAAAGCGCACGATTCCACCATAGTCAAGGTCGATTTTGCCAATCCCGAGTTTGGCCATCTGCTGCTATCGATTTCGTACGACCGCACACTCAAAATCTGGGAAGAACGGTTTGAGGAgcctgctggatctggaagaagatgGAGGCGTCTTTGCACGATTGCAGACTCTCACGGACCGTTATACGACGCCTGCTTCATGCCTTCGCATCTAGGCCTTGGCGTGGGTACCATTGGGTCGGATGGCAAGCTTCGCATCTACTGTTCGTTGGATCCGGCAAATCTCAAGAGCTGGACCCTAGTGCACGAGATAAACGTGCTCAACTCGTCTGTAGCTTCGCATTTGCAGAGCGACTTCTCGCTGTCATGGTGTCCTTCGCGATTTTCAGGAGAGAAGCTGGTTGTGAGTGCATTAGATCAAGCCTACATATATTACAAGGACGAAGCAGACAACAAGTTCCATCAGGGTGTCGTGCTTCCCGAACACAACGGGCTGATCCGGTCAGTTTCGTGGGCGCCCTCGATGGGTCGCTCATACCACCTGATTGCCACAGCGTGCAAAGACGGGTTTATGCGGATAttcaagcttgttgagaaacGTGACAACGAGTTTGAAATAGAGCTGCTAGCATCGTTCAATGACCATAGGGGCGAGGTCTGGAAAGTGAGCTGGAACCTCACAGGAACGATTCTTAGCAGCTGCGGCGACGACGGCCAGATCAGACTGTACAAGTCCAACTATGCCAACAACTTCCAGTGCATGAGTGTCATAAGTGCTCAGTCGTAG
- a CDS encoding Kinetochore-associated protein NNF1, whose protein sequence is MSTRGNRKSRKVAKEPPETLKYVRFDGLRKAAEFSLQETVNKFNVEKLVECYPGVDRETLTDFHQQITEMWTSKALDEFQGIFLEKDLEQKLNELDEIIFESRQRQQRNDPPFLIHKLSAGEIVQTKLADAKQRSISTLSDKLELLRQENDALVSQVRQMHDESAQNFQAVEQSVLHLEELDRMRDQLSDERFKQLLKYITEKCF, encoded by the coding sequence AAGTCCAGAAAAGTGGCCAAAGAGCCTCCCGAGACTCTCAAGTATGTGCGATTCGACGGTTTGCGCAAGGCGGCAGAGTTTTCGCTTCAGGAAACCGTCAACAAATTCAACGTTGAGAAGCTCGTCGAATGTTATCCGGGGGTTGATCGCGAGACTTTGACGGATTTCCATCAGCAAATCACCGAAATGTGGACCAGCAAAGCCTTGGACGAGTTCCAAGGCATatttctggaaaaggaCCTGGAACAAAAACTCAATGAGCTCGACGAGATTATATTCGAATCGCGACAACGGCAACAGCGCAACGACCCCCCATTCCTTATTCACAAGCTTAGTGCCGGAGAAATCGTGCAGACAAAACTTGCAGACGCCAAACAGCGGTCGATCAGCACCCTAAGCGACAAACTTGAGCTGTTGCGACAGGAAAATGATGCTCTGGTGAGCCAGGTGAGACAGATGCACGACGAAAGTGCACAGAATTTCCAGGCAGTGGAGCAGTCTGTTTTGCATCTGGAGGAGTTGGACCGGATGAGGGACCAGCTGAGCGACGAACGgttcaaacagctgctcaaatATATCACTGAGAAATGTTTCTAG
- a CDS encoding Cerevisin: MKHAVAVSLLAAMAVQGLVIPHFDNIPQQFSLVKQAKEAAKTESPVVNLLDETNASPLITTPVAVENIIPNSYIVVFKSGVSSDSIDFHMSWLQDVHSQTVNELGLSPEEASAQGFKSDILDLTHVFKISDFFSGYTGVFPEAVVNLIRRHPDVAFVEMDSMVYANEAETQTGAPWGLSRISHREALSLGNFNQYLYDDVAGDGVTAYVIDTGINVNHKDFGGRAKWGKTIPTGDDDIDGNGHGTHCAGTIGSEHYGVSKNANLVAVKVLRSNGSGSMSDVVKGVEFAANAHIAEAKQKKPGFKGSTANMSLGGGKSPALDMAVNAAVKAGLHFAVAAGNDNADACNYSPAAAENAVTVGASTLSDSRAYFSNYGKCVDIFAPGLNILSTYIGSDTATATLSGTSMASPHVCGLLAYYLGLQPESDSQFASSSVSPAQLKKNIIKFGTKNALSDIPDDGTPNVLIYNGAGKNLTEFWDADYEYESESSLKVDLNRALDIASSVEIDFDGLKEKFDEILNEVQSEVKSLLN, translated from the coding sequence ATGAAACACGCAGTTGCCGTCTCTTTGCTCGCCGCCATGGCAGTGCAGGGTCTTGTTATCCCTCACTTTGATAACATCCCTCAGCAGTTCTCCCTTGTCAAACAGGCAAAGGAAGCCGCAAAGACCGAGTCGCCAGTTGTCAACCTGTTGGACGAGACCAACGCCAGTCCGCTGATCACCACGCCAGTTGCAGTGGAGAACATCATTCCAAACTCCTACATTGTCGTGTTCAAGTCCGGTGTCTCCTCAGACTCTATTGACTTTCACATGAGCTGGCTGCAAGATGTGCACTCCCAGACCGTCAACGAGCTGGGACTGAGCCCAGAGGAGGCCTCTGCCCAGGGCTTCAAGTCTGACATCCTCGATTTGACTCACGTCTTCAAGATTAGCGACTTCTTCTCGGGCTATACCGGTGTTTTCCCAGAAGCTGTCGTTAACCTTATCAGAAGACACCCAGACGTTGCATTTGTCGAGATGGACTCTATGGTGTACGCCAACGAGGCTGAGACTCAGACAGGTGCTCCTTGGGGATTGTCTAGAATCTCCCACAGAGAAGCCCTCAGCCTTGGAAACTTCAATCAATACCTATACGATGACGTCGCTGGTGACGGCGTCACAGCATACGTCATTGATACAGGTATCAATGTCAACCACAAGGACTTCGGCGGCAGAGCCAAGTGGGGAAAGACTATCCCAACCGGTGACGATGACATCGACGGTAACGGTCACGGTACCCACTGTGCTGGTACCATCGGCTCTGAGCACTACGGTGTTTCGAAGAACGCCAACCTTGTTGCCGTGAAGGTTTTGAGATCCAACGGTTCTGGTTCGATGTCTGACGTCGTCAAGGGCGTTGAGTTTGCTGCCAACGCTCACATTGCTGAGGCTAAGCAGAAAAAGCCAGGCTTCAAGGGATCCACTGCCAACATGTCTCTTGGCGGTGGCAAGTCTCCTGCCTTGGACATGGCAGTCAACGCTGCAGTCAAGGCCGGCTTGCACTTTGCCGTTGCCGCAGGTAACGACAACGCCGACGCTTGCAACTACTCACCAGCCGCCGCGGAGAATGCTGTCACCGTGGGTGCCTCGACCTTGTCCGACTCGAGAGCCTACTTCTCGAACTACGGCAAGTGTGTGGACATCTTTGCTCCTGGTCTCAATATCTTGTCTACCTATATTGGCTCCGATACCGCAACTGCTACTCTCTCTGGTACTTCCATGGCTTCTCCACACGTTTGTGGTTTGCTTGCTTACTACCTTGGTCTGCAACCAGAGAGCGACTCTCAGTTCGCCTCGtcatctgtttctccagctcagctgaagaagaacatcatcaagtttgGTACCAAGAATGCTCTTTCTGACATTCCAGACGACGGCACTCCAAACGTCCTGATTTACAACGGTGCAGGTAAGAACTTGACTGAGTTCTGGGACGCAGATTACGAGTACGAGTCCGAGAGTTCTCTGAAGGTGGACCTGAACCGGGCTCTAGACATTGCTTCTTCCGTGGAGATCGACTTTGACGGCctgaaggagaagtttgacgagatcCTCAACGAGGTTCAAAGTGAAGTGAAGTCTCTGTTGAACTAG